The following coding sequences are from one Saccharomyces eubayanus strain FM1318 chromosome VII, whole genome shotgun sequence window:
- the SNT2 gene encoding DNA-binding E3 ubiquitin-protein ligase SNT2, whose product MSSEEQHRRREATKNVNYNEKEVDAELAKRIQILEKSSNESRGSNSQSPKNSRSSSSLSGRNEKFKYQKFLHDKNTCWNFIPTLPPSFRKNSRFSNVLDLDDAMIDLEKMVLFNSDSVLLSANDTIYMISEPAGEPYYIGRVVNFVSKPEFSNTIKDATKTTFIFPAKFFQVRMNWYYRPRDIQEEVNTFNPRLVYASLHQDICPISSYRGKCTILHKDEVLDALPNEKESIIRPNIFYFDELFDRYTLKYYRVFSTDKILNKWNSRSPFLYVLNKRFRYVYTEPKYPLENVLRKYVFQDQDVNKIRHEDYNWDKRCQFCKEWCLQKESLLCDECGVCAHLCCMDPPLDRKPNKDVAWTCFSCLQMQENTEESHRKFKEEQATELSFIRFVRETIEEVSNKAIKENVGYNAENCWFQYFGIYSISHIGDILNESVFLPYPFKPSRVGMKYQWSGCINNKPWKQRPYSLTDAEEERGSIKTSQLAWVFEPSKITTQKLNEYVEQCKKELCPVLEVKGEICNFIDVILKNLLSTSYDTAEAFEKSKKELSRESLNEPTFTIEEIHKFETAVGKFGSELRPVCEYVGTQPMSMIVRFYYNWKKTERGFTVRGKLSKLSQSKIKKNAHVDEDELVTKYIDDSSFDTEKLSLTETSFQCMFCKIDYSPMWYKVTGGSDEENIKIRMQTGVNEKTEISEKLPANSKKNERLGALCIRCARMWRRYAIKWVYPLETLKKITGTSQNSFYSAIEGIIEESNINKFTLSPFQAHSKLLEWELVQDSELIIRQRMKVYENPSSFMRMKRYSMTFHAQLYKMVLRTYCKNEFGPERMQSELKSFLKDKKNVDKVLRVDGSEGTSNKEDGYPVNIIQQSPNIINKFNTAKNLENENSFIDNDSSDSAANTTSPSNEMIKIPXKAGNDSLGSVSVDKGFKFVKFDNKIFQRLRNSLKPLNHKQPKNNGPSTKKARMISDTVDSPSKCTKSQDYNYPVILHCKDTSVILQKYHDYNLPSRVPDENSSLKYSKNKIKSPDPPQDKYGSRGFCCVCKENFNAYENFELLCGNCGLTVHYFCYGVILSKHIREYSDLKKYKWLCDPCSNDLNPILSTTYRCTMCPTKENDYDKCKSQSSKLFPDALKCTSSGTWIHLVCSLFDENIKYGCGQAMQPALNTTAVLIENNRFTCGICRISGGGLVKCDQCSYRYHVTCAQSSADFKLLFKKRNISSNTSHSCIRDTKLNESYTLKPVLLCDKHDVNSNGNEYFQLAYKPQHTLSYMEQYCRYYKHTSGRTLAESRYLEQLATLYGGIMRDPGESITNPRACVLPTEKICSCCGTSKTIYWYEGDICHSCNLNSGVLEADYESVDDNSAKTNDISIDISQKLMEGLDPAILGMNTHKIVTDKKKKHNNQANR is encoded by the coding sequence ATGTCTAGCGAAGAGCAGcatagaagaagagagGCTACTAAAAATGTTAATTacaatgaaaaggaagtgGATGCTGAATTAGCTAAGAGGATACAAATACTGGAAAAAAGTAGCAATGAATCCAGGGGTAGCAATAGTCAAAGCCCCAAAAACAGTAGAAGCTCCAGCAGCCTATCTGGGAGGAATGAGAAGTTTAAGTACCAAAAATTCCTTCATGATAAGAATACCTGTTGGAATTTTATTCCAACATTACCTCCTTCGTTTAGAAAAAATAGCAGGTTTTCAAACGTATTGGATCTGGATGATGCCATGATTGATTTAGAGAAAATGGTTCTTTTCAACTCGGACTCCGTACTTCTATCTGCAAATGACACAATTTATATGATATCAGAGCCAGCCGGCGAGCCGTATTATATTGGCAGAGTCGTCAATTTCGTCAGTAAACcagaattttcaaataccaTTAAAGATGCTACGAAGACTACTTTTATCTTTCCTgccaaatttttccaagttAGGATGAATTGGTATTATCGCCCCAGGgatattcaagaagaagtaaaTACTTTTAACCCGAGGTTGGTATACGCGTCACTACATCAGGACATATGTCCAATATCATCATATAGAGGCAAATGTACCATACTGCATAAAGATGAAGTTTTAGATGCCCTTCcgaatgaaaaagaaagtattaTACGACcgaatattttttattttgatgaactttTCGATAGATACactttaaaatattatagAGTTTTTAGTACTGACAAAATACTGAACAAATGGAACAGCAGATCGCCGTTTCTTTATGTTTTAAACAAGAGGTTTCGATATGTCTATACAGAACCGAAATATCCGTTGGAAAACGTTTTGAGAAAGTACGTCTTTCAAGATCAAGACGTCAATAAAATAAGACATGAGGACTACAATTGGGACAAAAGGTGCCAGTTTTGTAAAGAATGGTGTCTCCAGAAAGAAAGTCTTCTGTGCGACGAATGTGGTGTCTGTGCACACCTGTGCTGCATGGACCCCCCACTCGATAGAAAACCGAATAAAGATGTTGCTTGGACATGCTTCAGCTGTCTTCAAATGCAAGAGAATACCGAAGAGTCACATCGCAAATTTAAGGAAGAACAGGCGACAGAGTTGAGCTTTATCCGTTTCGTGAGAGAAACAATCGAAGAAGTCTCTAATAAAGctattaaagaaaatgttggTTATAACGCTGAAAATTGCTGGTTTCAATATTTTGGGATATATTCCATTTCACATATTGGCGATATCTTGAATGAATCTGTTTTCTTACCATATCCCTTCAAACCTTCTAGAGTGGGTATGAAATATCAGTGGTCGGGCTGTATCAATAATAAGCCCTGGAAGCAGAGACCGTATTCACTGACAGatgcagaagaagagcGAGGTTCAATCAAAACGTCTCAATTAGCATGGGTATTTGAACCGTCAAAAATAACTACACAGAAATTAAATGAATATGTTGAACAATGTAAAAAGGAATTATGTCCCGTTTTAGAAGTAAAAGGGGAGATTTGTAACTTCATCGATGTAATCCTAAAAAATCTGCTATCAACAAGTTATGACACAGCAGAAgcgtttgaaaaatccaaaaagGAACTTTCTAGAGAATCTTTGAACGAGCCGACATTTACAATTGAGGAAATACATAAATTCGAAACGGCTGTGGGAAAATTTGGAAGTGAATTACGTCCCGTATGTGAGTATGTTGGCACTCAACCCATGTCGATGATCGTAAGATTTTATTATAACTGGAAGAAAACTGAAAGGGGTTTTACAGTGAGAGGGAAACTCAGCAAATTATCACAAAgtaaaataaagaagaatgcACACGTTGACGAGGATGAGCTGGTAACCAAATATATAGACGACTCTTCCTTTGATACCGAAAAACTCTCTTTAACAGaaacttcttttcaatgcaTGTTTTGTAAAATAGATTACTCTCCAATGTGGTATAAAGTTACTGGCGGttcagatgaagaaaacattaaGATAAGAATGCAAACAGGCGTTAACgaaaaaacagaaatttcagaaaaattGCCAGCtaatagtaaaaaaaatgagagaTTAGGCGCCCTTTGTATTCGTTGCGCACGTATGTGGCGAAGATACGCAATTAAATGGGTATACCCGCTTGAAACACTAAAAAAGATAACAGGCACCAGTCAGAATAGTTTTTATTCAGCAATAGAAGGAATAATCGAAGAGAGCAACATTAACAAATTCACCTTGTCTCCATTTCAAGCTCACAGTAAACTACTGGAATGGGAGCTTGTTCAGGATTCGGAGCTGATCATAAGGCAGAGAATGAAAGTGTATGAAAATCCAAGTTCATTCATGAGAATGAAGCGCTATTCGATGACATTTCACGCACAACTTTACAAAATGGTTTTGAGAACATATTGCAAGAACGAATTTGGCCCGGAAAGAATGCAATCAGAGCTTAAgtcgtttttgaaagataagaaaaacgTAGATAAAGTTCTTAGAGTAGATGGTTCAGAGGGAACAAGTAATAAGGAAGATGGGTATCCTGTAAATATAATTCAGCAATCGCCgaatattattaataaattTAACACAGCCAAGAACctcgaaaatgaaaacagtTTCATCGATAATGATAGCAGCGACAGTGCTGCTAATACCACGAGTCCTTCAAAtgaaatgataaaaattcCAATRAAAGCAGGAAACGATTCCTTAGGTTCCGTTTCCGTAGATAAAGGCTTTAAATTTGTCAAgtttgataataaaatattcCAACGGTTACGAAATAGTCTAAAACCGCTGAATCATAAGCAGCCAAAAAACAACGGAccttcaacaaaaaaagctaGAATGATTAGCGATACTGTAGATAGTCCGTCAAAGTGTACAAAGAGTCAGGATTACAATTACCCAGTTATTCTACATTGTAAGGATACTTCTGTCATCCTTCAAAAATACCACGATTATAATCTACCGAGCAGAGTACCCGATGAAAACTCAAGTTTGAAGTAttctaaaaataaaatcaaaagtcCCGATCCACCGCAGGATAAATATGGCTCGAGAGGGTTTTGCTGTGTCTGTAAAGAGAACTTCAATGCCTATGAGAACTTTGAGCTACTATGTGGCAATTGCGGGCTAACTGTTCATTACTTTTGTTATGGTGTCATATTATCCAAGCATATACGGGAGTACTCTGACctgaaaaagtataaaTGGCTATGCGACCCTTGTTCAAATGACCTGAATCCTATACTGTCAACCACGTACCGATGTACAATGTGTCCTACTAAAGAGAATGACTATGATAAATGTAAGAGtcaatcttcaaaattattTCCTGACGCATTAAAATGCACGAGCTCAGGAACATGGATTCATTTGGTTTGTTCGCTTTTTGACGAGAATATCAAGTATGGATGCGGACAAGCAATGCAACCAGCCCTTAATACCACTGCTGTGcttattgaaaacaataggTTCACCTGCGGCATATGCAGAATAAGCGGAGGTGGATTGGTCAAGTGTGACCAATGCTCCTATAGGTATCATGTTACATGTGCGCAAAGTAGCGCTGACTTTAAGCTTTTGtttaaaaagaggaacatttcttcaaatacttCGCATTCTTGTATTAGAGATACTAAACTTAATGAAAGTTATACATTAAAGCCTGTATTATTATGTGATAAACACGACGTCAATTCAAATGGAAATGAGTACTTTCAATTGGCATATAAGCCTCAACATACCCTTTCGTATATGGAACAGTATTGCAGATATTATAAACATACCAGCGGTCGCACCTTGGCCGAATCGAGATATTTGGAACAGCTAGCAACGTTATATGGTGGAATAATGAGGGATCCAGGCGAATCTATAACTAATCCTAGAGCGTGTGTACTCCCTACCGAAAAAATTTGCTCATGCTGTGGTACATCTAAAACTATATATTGGTATGAAGGAGATATTTGCCATTCTTGTAACTTAAACTCAGGCGTTTTAGAGGCTGACTACGAAAGTGTGGATGATAACAGTGCCAAAACTAATGATATTTCAATTGATATATCTCAAAAATTGATGGAAGGGCTTGACCCAGCCATTCTTGGTATGAATACTCATAAAATTGTTactgataaaaaaaaaaagcacaacAATCAAGCAAATAGGTAG
- the ITC1 gene encoding Itc1p codes for MVLYKRKPILLPDPKPLPLDLNVQVWHIEETGEWFPSYEEFLDRFDFYTRHHFTCEITGTSCLTFFQALDSEETQFKYVEDRFPLKLREPVARFLHFNGIRRLDALVEKVYARFKNDFFPGEIVYLRKHKDASTTNSNSQQGTPQPDEVPENNNSSNPNLPQYQYQKRYIIKEKVQFNATINPETKEIAMPAHTKYMLIEESTCSNKSFIVDQGQIYRDRSTFTKHLIKCFFKITLQRASSKMGAPWCVKPEYLAMYGLTMDWPNDMLKYKDDEPSTVAKRLDSANVSPPENGKSKRQSKSSNKNNESNDEPNKKETKKKRKQTEENAAEDTPIQEDKKKSQNNSAESQSKKRKKEPNDEPKAENAEAVPALTNVEPVPVTITSIMDDLALPYQHPPRIFPNLTCYNEKLECVLVGSIGSSKLFTSFGKLLQVYQFLNTFGSRIYLSHFSLDQFITSLKCTDAYELKGEVVYVNIKAQATEEREGKGSSSLLKTEKEESVEEHAEKSSNWQRNPFIREMIMKRNSNNVEYKIIHDDPATDDILDNVNHNGSALLIEVFTALLRLFINEDGDWNCIVVEDWVIDNKGVLSEANNSRQGQMTQQQNGNRYFLQDREKPDNSSPTQKGERLIGDRSVESASNSKSESEAESESEEVDPQLEKCLNYRNVNWIERLTKRQFNNGYWLIILLGVLQDSRHLPMYTEFIDFFINKIVPKDISATQLPKQLWRNFCRNFSFDDKTNALWVLIDLVSHFSPDIKAAVDDSMELCGQIRSERFKVARELKSEAVVLGNLQNELQAIQEKLTKKDENAQSTDNLDKQHDVETNNELLDPSVIKEKQELTMEQEKKVEALQSDKNYLDNCLFENDLQRLKPLGLDRYGNRYFWLDHNGVPCHELPVDIEETSKSTSDFSYQSGRLLIQGPRASSAKFFLNVSDEQLSDWQNISSSKGASKATKEVFGIFKTDSGSYSYVENGIETELLDSNGRVNPLIELTPIQKKIMDETPSRLLLSPDQWYCIDKYEDLSKIIDWLDNWGRKEHDLLRQIRPVLQRIKTSVSLRDHALSLGAFTKSEEKLLKELENNEFTENELNIDNMDINNNNKNNNNNNGVKSEADILADAEEEKEAALDEKLEAIADELVKLDDSSKTRKVLNRIQELENQRDKLLEQKRTIINSQRPGARILARSERKRTKVSRSNKLNRQIEILTDLINYRHFKAMEDVIGWKNTLANSIWGSSLRKNASGNKKNGTIETVDDKLKDIVGQTSRTVTPAPN; via the coding sequence ATGGTGTTATACAAGAGAAAGCCTATACTGCTTCCTGATCCAAAGCCTCTACCATTGGATTTGAACGTGCAAGTATGGCatattgaagaaaccgGAGAATGGTTTCCTAGTTACGAAGAATTTCTGGATAGGTTTGATTTCTATACTCGCCACCATTTTACTTGTGAAATCACTGGTACTTCGTGCTTAACTTTTTTCCAGGCCTTGGATAGTGAGGAAACACAATTCAAATACGTTGAAGACAGATTCCCATTGAAATTAAGAGAACCCGTAGCACGATTCTTGCATTTCAACGGGATAAGAAGATTGGACGCATTGGTGGAGAAGGTTTATGCAAGGTTCAAAAATGATTTCTTCCCTGGTGAAATTGTGTATCTACGTAAGCATAAAGACGCTTCtacaacaaattcaaattcacaACAAGGTACTCCCCAGCCTGATGAGGTGCCTGAGAACAATAACAGCAGCAATCCTAACTTACCTCAGTACCAATATCAAAAACGGTatattatcaaagaaaaagttcaaTTCAATGCAACGATAAATCcagaaaccaaagaaataGCGATGCCTGCCCATACCAAATACATGTTGATAGAAGAATCTACCTGCAGCAATAAATCGTTTATAGTTGACCAAGGGCAGATTTACAGGGATCGTTCTACTTTCACTAAACACTTAatcaaatgtttttttaagATCACTTTACAAAGggcttcttcaaagatggGTGCACCTTGGTGCGTTAAACCTGAATATTTAGCAATGTATGGTTTGACTATGGATTGGCCGAATGATATGCTAAAATACAAAGATGATGAACCTTCCACCGTTGCAAAACGTTTGGATAGTGCTAATGTTTCACCACCAGAAAACGGTAAGAGTAAACGTCAAAGTAAATCATCCAATAAAAACAATGAGTCCAACGATGAGCCcaataaaaaggaaaccaagaaaaaaaggaagcaAACTGAGGAAAATGCTGCGGAAGATACCCCCATacaagaagataaaaagaaaagccaAAATAATTCAGCAGAGAGTCAATCTAAAAAGCGGAAAAAAGAACCTAATGATGAACCGAAGGCTGAAAATGCCGAGGCTGTCCCTGCTCTGACTAACGTAGAACCCGTACCAGTAACAATAACAAGTATAATGGATGATTTGGCATTGCCATATCAGCATCCACCAAGAATCTTTCCAAACCTAACGTGTTATAATGAGAAATTGGAATGCGTTCTAGTTGGTTCTATTGGAAGCTCCAAATTATTCACATCTTTTGGAAAGCTATTACAAGtttatcaatttttgaacacTTTTGGCTCAAGGATTTACTTATCTCACTTCAGTCTTGACCAGTTCATCACCTCTCTGAAATGTACGGACGCATATGAGTTAAAAGGTGAAGTTGTCTATGTAAACATAAAGGCTCAAGCAACTGAAGAACGAGAAGGAAAGGGTAGCAGCTCACTcttgaaaacagaaaaagaggaaagtGTTGAGGAACATGCTGAAAAATCAAGCAATTGGCAAAGAAATCCGTTCATCCGTgaaatgataatgaaaagaaattctaATAATGTTGAATACAAGATTATCCATGACGATCCAGCAACAGACGATATACTTGATAATGTCAATCACAATGGGTCCGCCTTACTCATTGAAGTTTTTACTGCATTATTGCGTCTATTTATCAACGAAGATGGTGATTGGAACTgtattgttgttgaagattGGGTAATAGATAATAAAGGAGTACTGTCAGAAGCAAATAATTCTAGACAAGGGCAGATGACGCAGCAGCAAAACGGCAACAGATATTTTCTGCAAGATAGGGAAAAGCCGGATAACTCAAGTCCCACACAAAAAGGAGAAAGACTTATAGGTGACCGTAGTGTTGAAAGTGCATCCAACTCTAAATCTGAATCTGAGGCTGAATCTGAATCTGAAGAGGTTGACCCTCAGTTGGAAAAGTGCCTAAACTATCGTAATGTCAACTGGATAGAACGTCTAACAAAAAGGCAATTTAATAATGGTTACTGGCTTATAATTCTATTAGGTGTCTTGCAAGACAGCAGGCATCTCCCTATGTACACAGAGTTTATTGACTTTTTCATTAACAAAATTGTACCTAAGGACATATCAGCTACTCAACTGCCCAAACAGCTTTGGAGGAATTTTTGtcgaaatttttcatttgacGACAAAACAAATGCACTATGGGTGCTCATAGATCTTGTATCTCACTTCTCTCCTGATATAAAGGCAGCTGTAGATGACTCTATGGAATTATGTGGTCAAATTCGTAGTGAGAGATTTAAAGTTGCGAGGGAGCTGAAGTCAGAAGCAGTCGTATTGGGTAATCTTCAGAACGAGCTGCAGGCAATTCAAGAGAAGTTGACCaaaaaagacgaaaatgCACAATCTACTGATAATCTGGATAAACAACATGATGTCGAAACCAATAATGAACTTTTGGATCCTTCTGTcattaaagaaaagcaagagCTGACCatggaacaagaaaaaaaagtggaagCTCTACAATCGGATAAAAATTATCTCGACAACTGCCTTTTCGAAAACGATTTGCAGAGATTAAAACCGCTCGGCTTGGATCGATATGGGAACAGATATTTTTGGTTGGACCACAATGGTGTTCCATGTCATGAGCTTCCTGTTGATATTGAGGAGACGTCCAAGAGTACCAGTGATTTCAGCTACCAGTCCGGCCGTTTGCTAATTCAGGGCCCTAGAGCTTCATCTGCGAAATTCTTTTTAAATGTCAGTGATGAACAATTGAGTGATTGGCAGAATATCAGCAGTTCCAAAGGAGCATCTAAGGCAACCAAAGAAGTGTTTGGTATATTCAAAACTGACTCCGGGTCTTATAGTTACGTTGAAAACGGGATAGAGACCGAATTATTGGATAGCAATGGTCGCGTAAACCCACTCATTGAGTTGACACcgattcaaaagaaaatcatgGATGAAACTCCTTCAAGGCTGCTGCTGTCACCAGACCAATGGTACTGTATCGATAAGTATGAAGACTtgtcaaaaataatagattGGTTAGATAACTGGGGTCGCAAAGAGCACGATCTTTTAAGACAAATCAGACCTGTACTACAGCGGATTAAAACTTCCGTTAGCCTCCGCGACCATGCATTATCATTGGGAGCATTTACTAAGAGCGAAGAAAAGTTGTTAAAGGAATTAGAAAATAATGAGTTTACCGAAAATGAATTGAACATTGACAACATGGAcattaataataacaataaaaataacaataataataacggTGTCAAAAGTGAAGCTGATATTCTAGCTGATGcggaagaggaaaaggagGCTGCGTTGGATGAAAAACTGGAGGCCATTGCCGACGAACTTGTGAAACTAGATGATAGCTCCAAGACACGGAAAGTGCTTAATAGAATCCAAGAACTAGAAAACCAGAGGGACAAGCTCTTGGAACAGAAGAgaacaataataaattcTCAAAGACCAGGAGCAAGAATTTTGGCTCGCTcggaaaggaaaagaaccAAAGTCTCTCGGAGCAATAAGTTGAATAGACAGATCGAAATACTTACTGATCTAATCAATTACAGACATTTCAAGGCCATGGAAGATGTGATAGGCTGGAAGAATACATTGGCTAATTCGATATGGGGATCTTCACTTCGCAAGAATGCATCaggtaataaaaaaaatggcacTATTGAAACGGTTGATGACAAACTAAAAGATATAGTGGGCCAAACGTCTAGAACTGTAACACCTGCTCCAAATTAA